In the Gracilimonas sp. genome, CAATCGCAGCAATCATAGCCAAAATGCTTATTGCTCCCACTATCATTGCATAAGGCAACTGAGTATTTACATGCTCTACGTGATCACATTGGGTAGCAATGGAACTCAAAATGGTAGTATCTGAAATAGGTGAACAGTGATCCCCCCAAACAGAGCCCGCTAATACGGCACTTACACTGGCGTAAATAATTTCAAGTGTCATTTCCATTGGAACCCCGGTATTATTACCAATCTCCCATCCAAGCGGTACAACCAAAGGCATCAGAATACCCATGGTTCCCCAACTGGAACCTGTAGCAAAAGCCGTTAAGGCCGAAAGCACTAATACAATGGCAGGCATCCAATATGGATTCAGCGTTTCACCAAATACTGAAATTAAATAGTCGGCTGTTCCTAACGCAACGGTTACATCACTTAATCCCCATGCGAGAACCAGAATTAACACTCCATCAAACATAACGTGCATTCCGCTCATCATGCCTTCCAGTGTTTTTTCGATATCGAGTAGCTTTTGGGCTATAGTCATGCCAATAGCCACAACAACTGAAGCCAAAGACCCCCACAAAAGAGCATTATAAGAGTTAGCAGTTTCAACAATAGCCTGAATGCTATTTCCTTCCCCAGTTACAAAAAGTCCAATGATCGTTCCCAACACAAGGGTCAGAATCGGGATAGCGGCATTCATCCAGTGCGATTCAGCTTTTTTTGCCTCATCTTCCTCAATCAATTCCTTGTATAAATTGTATTTGTCCAGCTTAGGGTCGTGCTTGGCTTTGTATAAATTGATTCGGGCCTTCAGCATCGTGCCAAAATCACGTCCAGATGCAGCGATCAGAATCACAAATAAAATGGTAAAGAACGCATAGAAATTATAGGGGAGCGAATTAATGAAAACGGAATAGGCGGCCTCATTAAAATTAGCCATTTCTGCTTCGGCGGTAGCTATGAAACCGACCATTGCACCAATCCATGTACTTACCAAAGCAATAGTTGCAATAGGTGCGGCTGTGGCATCCACCAGATATGCCAGCTTGGCCCGTGAGATACGAAGCTTATCGGTAAGCGGACGCATCGTATTTCCAACAACCATGGTATTTGCGTAATCATCAAAAAATACCACAAATCCCATCAAAGAAGTTACCAACTGCCCCTGTACTTTTGTGCGGACAAAACGGGTTATCGCTTTAATCACGCCACGGGTTCCGCCATTATCAGTTATAATACCGACCATGCCCCCGATCAGAATAGAAAAAATGACAATACTCATTCTATCCGGGTCTGAAACTCCGGGAACGATATACTCACTAAGTGAAGAAAAGAAGCTATTGAATACATTCAGAAAAGAGAGCTCGCCGGCCAGATAGGCCCCCATCCAGATTCCTAAAAACAGAGCAAACAGCACCTGACGAAATATCAATGCAATCCCAATGGCTACCAATGGGGGAAGGATACTGAGCCAGCTCCCTGCTATGCTGGAGGAAGCCTCTGCTGTTTGAACATCAGCCCAGGCAAACTGAGAAGCTAAAATGAATATGGAAACCACCCCAATGAGTGCTGCTATTTTCTTTTTCATGCGTGATTAGTATATCTGAGTTATTAAACCGCTCAGAAAATAACATCTATTGGATTAAAACCAAGATTCAAACTTCGCCCCCCTTATTAACTTTTAACAGTTCAATCTTTGAATTGCACCGCTCAGTGAGTTACTATTTCGCATACCAAAAAATCAATTAACCGTATTTATGAAACTCAAATTACCGCGCCCGTTGCTTTTTCTGCTGGGCCTGATGTTTTGCTTGCCGGGTATAGCTAACGCACAAAACTCGTACAGCAATTTCAACACTCTCACTGATAGGCTGAATCAACTGGAAGATGACTACGGAAACCTGACCGCCTTAACATCTCTGGCCAAAACAAAAGAGAACCGGGATATCTGGTTACTCACTATTGGAAACGGTGATGTAAAAAATCATCCGGCTGTGGCGATAGTAGGCGGTGCAAAAGGGTCTCATATTCTGGGAAGTGAACTGGCTGTGTCTTTTGCAGAGAAGTTACTTGCCAATTCCTCTTCTGAAGAAATCCGCAGTCTTCTTGAGACCACCACATTTTATATACTTCCGAGAGTAAATCCCGATGCAACCGAGCAGTACTTTGCTTCGCTAAAGTATGAGCGGGATGTCAACACAACTTCCACCAACGAAGACCGCGACGATGCTTTTGATGAAGACCCATTCAACGACCTGAACAATGACAATCTCATCACCATGATGCGGGTGCATGATGAGACCGGCAAATGGATGATTCATCCCGATGATGAACGGTTGATGAAAATGGCCGATATCACTAAAGGTGAAAAAGGTTCTTATAAATTATTTACGGAGGGAATCGATGATGATAATGACGGTGCATTCAACGAAGACAACGAAGGTGGCGTCAACATCAATAAAAACTTCACCTACGATTATCCTTACTTCGAACCGGGTGCCGGTGAGAACATGGCTTCCCAAATTGAGACAAGAGCCATTATGGACTTTCTATTTGAGGAAGCTTCGAATGTGTTTTCAGTCGTTTCATTCGGACCAGCTAACAACCTGAGCACTCCTGTTAAATTTAATCGCGGAGCGATAAGTCAGCGTGTAATTAAAGGCTGGTATGAAGAAGACGTTGCCATCAATAAACTGGTTTCTGACAAATATAACGAAGTAACCGGGCTCGAAAACGCCCCGGAAATGAATGGCCAGCCCGGGGATTTCTTCCAGTGGGCTTATTTCCATTATGGAAGATTCAGTTTCAGCACTCCCGGTTGGTGGACGCCAGAAGTTATGGATGAAGAAGGAAAGGCTAAGAAATTCGATAATGAGGAAGCAAAGTTCCTTGCATGGGCCGAGCAAAATAGTCTGGATGTCTTTGCAGAATGGGAAGAAGTAAATCACCCCGACTTCCCTAACAAGACCGTAGAAGTGGGTGGAATCAAACCCTATACGAGCTTAAACCCTCCTTATGCGATGGTCGACTCACTTGCTCAGAAACATACCGATTTTATTATTGAGCTGGCATCCATGAAGCCGTCTGTAAAGCTGGTAAATTTTGAAGCTGAAGAAGCCGGACGAAATCTTACCCGAATTACCGTTGATGTGCACAACAATGGCATCCTCCCCACTGCCTCACGATTAGGACAACGAACCAACTGGGTGAAAGAAGTAATTGTCGAAATCAAGCTTTCAAATGGGCTTGAATTGGTTAGTGGTGAACGCCTGGATACCATAGAAGCCATTGAAGGCGATGGAAGCATTCAGAAAACATGGCTGGTTCGCGGAAACGGAACGTTCAGCCTTTCAGCCGGAGCACCCAATACCGGAATTTCAACCCTAGAACACTCTATCCGATAGAAATAGCCATGAAGAATTTTACACTTACATCACTGATTATTGCACTTATTGGACTTGGATTGGCATTACCCTTATCGGTGCATGCCCAAATAGAAGATGGTGTTTTCCCTGCGGCCGGTTCTCCCGAAAACCCTAAGGTTCAGGTAAGCTGGAACCAATATTATGCCTATGAAGGCGTCACCGACCTGACCAGAAAACTGGCCGATGCACACCCAAACCTGATCAAGCGCGAATCGATTGGAAAGTCTTATCAAGGCAGAGATATCTGGTTGTTGACAGTCTCCAATTTCAATGAAGGAAATCCTGACCGAAAACCCGCTATGTATATTGATGGGAACATTCACTCTAATGAAATCCAGGGAACAGAGGTATCTTTGTACACGGCCTGGTACCTGGCTGAGATGTATGGGAAGAACGAGTTTATTACACAGCTTCTGGATGAAAAAACATTCTATATCGCCCCTACCATCAATCCTGACGGACGGGAAAATTTCTTTGAAGCTCCCAACACTCCAAGTTCACCCCGGTCAGGCATGAAGCCTATCGATAATGATCTGGATGGAAAGGTGAACGAAGATAAATATGACGACCTGAATAATGATGGCAGCATTACCATGATGCGTCGTAAGAATCCGCGCGGTGATTTTCGCCCGCATCCCAAGTATCCTGAGTTCATGCAGCGCGTTGCTGATGATGAATTCGGAGAGTATGAACTGCTTGGCTATGAAGGATTGGATAACGATAATGACGGCAGAATTAACGAGGACGCGGAAGGTTATTATGATCCCAACCGGGACTGGGGCTGGAACTGGCAACCGGATTATATTCAGGGCGGTGCACATAAATATCCTTTCTCCCTTCCTGAAAACCGGGCAGTAATGGAGTTCGTGATGGATCACCCAAATATTGCCGCCGGACAAAGTTACCATAATGCAGGTGGTATGATTTTAAGAGGTCCGGGTGCCGAGGAAGACCGTGATACCTATAACCGCTCCGATGTTCAGGTCTACAATGCCCTGGGTGAAATGGGCGAACGATTGATGCCTGGCTACGATTACCTGGTGGTATACGATGATTTATACTCGGTGTTTGGAGGAGAATTGGATTGGTTTTATGGAAGCCGTGGTGCATTTACCTTTACCAACGAGCTTTGGACCCCTTTTGAAATGTTTAATGAAGAAGGTGGAGGCCGGTATGGCGTGGAAGTCCACGAATTCAATCGTTACCTGTTATTCAACGATGCCTTGGTTGAATGGGAACCATATAATCACCCGCAATATGGAGAGATTGAAATAGGTGGGATCAAGAAAAACCTGGGGCGTGCTCATCCCGGATTCCTGCTAGAGCAAATGGCGCACCGAAATATGGCTTTCACCATTTTCCACGCTTATCACACTCCACAACTGGTAATTGACGAAATTAGCGAGCGGGATTTAGGCGGCGGACTCAAAGAAGTAACAGCTGTTATTACCAACACCCGCATGATTCCAACCCATGCCAGTCAGGATTTAAAGTACAAGATCACTCCACCGAATTACATCAGTATTGACGGAGCTCGTGTTGAAGCTGGTATGGTTGTCACAAACCGGGCATTAAATCAAACCGTAGAGCAAAAGTATAACCCCCAGAAAATAGCTGTGGATAATATTCCGGGCATGGAGTCTGTCACCGTTCGGTGGATTATCAGCCGTGGTAATAATTACACCATCACGGTTGATAGCAAGAAAGGCGGTCTGGTTTCCAAATCGAAGTAATCCAACCAGCATTTAGTAACAAAAAAAGGAGCTCAATGAGCTCCTTTTTTGTTTTTTTTATGTGTCTTAATAAAATATGTCATTGCGAGGAATTCAGCGACCACAGGAAGCAAATTCCTTGGCAATCTCTTTGATATAGACGCTTGCTTGAATTTGAGAGATCGCTTCGTCGTTAGAGGAAATTATCTCAACTTAAATCTGGGCTCCTCGCGATGGCTTCATTTCCTTAGATCAAAGCTTCTCAATAGCTGTATCAATTCGCTTAAGCACTTCTTCTTTACCAATCAGTTCAAGAGCAGGTGTTAAGTCCGGACCAAATCCCTGGCCGCTTACAGCCACACGAAGCGGCATCATCAACTTACCAAAGCCCACATCATGCTCTTCGATGGTTTCTTTAATTTTGTCTTTTAACGTCACAGCTTCGAACTCCTCTTCCGAAAGCTGTTCGATTTTATCGCGATAAGCTTTGAGGATAACCGGACTGTCATCTTTCCATTTTTTGAGAGCACCTTCATCATACTCTGTAGGGGCTTCGAAGAAGAAGGCTCCCATGCTCACAAATTCTTCGATGGTAGAAACGCGCTCGTGGAGCAGCTCAATAACATGAGTCAGAAATTCATCGTCTGGGATTTCAAATTTAGACTCTTCAAACAAGGCCTTCACTCTTGGTTTCAACTCTTCCACTGAATGCTCCCGGATGTAGTTTTCATTGTACCACATCAGCTTTTTGTAATTGAAAACCGCACCGCCTTTACTTACCCGATCGAGCGTAAATAATTCGCACAGCTCTTTCATGTCGTGGATTTCGGAATCATCACCGGGGCTCCATCCCAGATAGGCCAGAAAGTTCACCAGTGCATCCGGCTCATAATTTCCTTTAATATAGTCTTTAGTGTTCACCGGAATTCCTTCACTCTCTGCTTTACGCTTGGAAAGCTTACCTCCGCTTGGACTCATAATCAAAGGCAGGTGAGCCATTTTGGGCGGTTCCCATCCAAAGGCGTTATAAAGAAGTATATGCTTCGGCGTACTGCTCAGCCATTCTTCACCCCGGATTACATGCGTAATTTCCATGGTATGGTCATCCACCACATTTGCCAGATGATACGTCGGCATTCCATCTGATTTCAACAATACCTGATCATCCAGTCCTTCCGTATCGAAAGAAACGTGCCCGCGAATTTCATCTTCAAAGCGGATGTTTTCTTTCCGTGGAACCTTCAAGCGAACCACATATTCATCGCCATTATCCAGCCGCTTTTGGACTTCATCCTGGGAAAGAGTCAGGCTGTTTTTCATAGACTGACGCGTAATAG is a window encoding:
- a CDS encoding M14 family metallopeptidase; the encoded protein is MKLKLPRPLLFLLGLMFCLPGIANAQNSYSNFNTLTDRLNQLEDDYGNLTALTSLAKTKENRDIWLLTIGNGDVKNHPAVAIVGGAKGSHILGSELAVSFAEKLLANSSSEEIRSLLETTTFYILPRVNPDATEQYFASLKYERDVNTTSTNEDRDDAFDEDPFNDLNNDNLITMMRVHDETGKWMIHPDDERLMKMADITKGEKGSYKLFTEGIDDDNDGAFNEDNEGGVNINKNFTYDYPYFEPGAGENMASQIETRAIMDFLFEEASNVFSVVSFGPANNLSTPVKFNRGAISQRVIKGWYEEDVAINKLVSDKYNEVTGLENAPEMNGQPGDFFQWAYFHYGRFSFSTPGWWTPEVMDEEGKAKKFDNEEAKFLAWAEQNSLDVFAEWEEVNHPDFPNKTVEVGGIKPYTSLNPPYAMVDSLAQKHTDFIIELASMKPSVKLVNFEAEEAGRNLTRITVDVHNNGILPTASRLGQRTNWVKEVIVEIKLSNGLELVSGERLDTIEAIEGDGSIQKTWLVRGNGTFSLSAGAPNTGISTLEHSIR
- the gltX gene encoding glutamate--tRNA ligase produces the protein MSVRVRFAPSPTGFLHIGGLRTALYNYLFARHNEGTFVLRIEDTDQSRYVEGAEQDIIDSLEWAGMEIDEGPGKGGDFGPYRQSERKDIYHKYAEQLIESGHAYYAFDTVEEIDEMRERLEKSGNPSPKYDSITRQSMKNSLTLSQDEVQKRLDNGDEYVVRLKVPRKENIRFEDEIRGHVSFDTEGLDDQVLLKSDGMPTYHLANVVDDHTMEITHVIRGEEWLSSTPKHILLYNAFGWEPPKMAHLPLIMSPSGGKLSKRKAESEGIPVNTKDYIKGNYEPDALVNFLAYLGWSPGDDSEIHDMKELCELFTLDRVSKGGAVFNYKKLMWYNENYIREHSVEELKPRVKALFEESKFEIPDDEFLTHVIELLHERVSTIEEFVSMGAFFFEAPTEYDEGALKKWKDDSPVILKAYRDKIEQLSEEEFEAVTLKDKIKETIEEHDVGFGKLMMPLRVAVSGQGFGPDLTPALELIGKEEVLKRIDTAIEKL
- a CDS encoding M14 family metallopeptidase is translated as MKNFTLTSLIIALIGLGLALPLSVHAQIEDGVFPAAGSPENPKVQVSWNQYYAYEGVTDLTRKLADAHPNLIKRESIGKSYQGRDIWLLTVSNFNEGNPDRKPAMYIDGNIHSNEIQGTEVSLYTAWYLAEMYGKNEFITQLLDEKTFYIAPTINPDGRENFFEAPNTPSSPRSGMKPIDNDLDGKVNEDKYDDLNNDGSITMMRRKNPRGDFRPHPKYPEFMQRVADDEFGEYELLGYEGLDNDNDGRINEDAEGYYDPNRDWGWNWQPDYIQGGAHKYPFSLPENRAVMEFVMDHPNIAAGQSYHNAGGMILRGPGAEEDRDTYNRSDVQVYNALGEMGERLMPGYDYLVVYDDLYSVFGGELDWFYGSRGAFTFTNELWTPFEMFNEEGGGRYGVEVHEFNRYLLFNDALVEWEPYNHPQYGEIEIGGIKKNLGRAHPGFLLEQMAHRNMAFTIFHAYHTPQLVIDEISERDLGGGLKEVTAVITNTRMIPTHASQDLKYKITPPNYISIDGARVEAGMVVTNRALNQTVEQKYNPQKIAVDNIPGMESVTVRWIISRGNNYTITVDSKKGGLVSKSK
- a CDS encoding Na+/H+ antiporter NhaC family protein; this encodes MKKKIAALIGVVSIFILASQFAWADVQTAEASSSIAGSWLSILPPLVAIGIALIFRQVLFALFLGIWMGAYLAGELSFLNVFNSFFSSLSEYIVPGVSDPDRMSIVIFSILIGGMVGIITDNGGTRGVIKAITRFVRTKVQGQLVTSLMGFVVFFDDYANTMVVGNTMRPLTDKLRISRAKLAYLVDATAAPIATIALVSTWIGAMVGFIATAEAEMANFNEAAYSVFINSLPYNFYAFFTILFVILIAASGRDFGTMLKARINLYKAKHDPKLDKYNLYKELIEEDEAKKAESHWMNAAIPILTLVLGTIIGLFVTGEGNSIQAIVETANSYNALLWGSLASVVVAIGMTIAQKLLDIEKTLEGMMSGMHVMFDGVLILVLAWGLSDVTVALGTADYLISVFGETLNPYWMPAIVLVLSALTAFATGSSWGTMGILMPLVVPLGWEIGNNTGVPMEMTLEIIYASVSAVLAGSVWGDHCSPISDTTILSSIATQCDHVEHVNTQLPYAMIVGAISILAMIAAIVLNISVWIIYPTGVAIIIGIIYKFGKIPDPETYTPEGKEPAKTSLDG